The following coding sequences lie in one Zingiber officinale cultivar Zhangliang chromosome 2B, Zo_v1.1, whole genome shotgun sequence genomic window:
- the LOC122046134 gene encoding uncharacterized protein LOC122046134: protein MASRSPDSGESERDRNRERERELGMASGSPDSGERERGGDGERERELAKTSRSPDSSECERGGDGEREKESAMTSSSSGMTPDYWNASYWDERYRNNYSSYDWYMEYPSLVSLFDLYLRRHHRILIIGCGNSGTAPFSPFLYFLPPGFNSFRDTIDRRTPFLILRIFAS, encoded by the coding sequence ATGGCTTCAAGATCTCCGGATAGCGGAGAGTCTGAGAGAGATAGAAATAGGGAAAGAGAAAGAGAGCTCGGGATGGCTTCAGGATCGCCGGATAGCGGCGAGCGTGAGAGAGGTGGAGatggagaaagagaaagagagctTGCGAAGACTTCAAGATCGCCGGATAGCAGCGAGTGTGAGAGAGGTGGAGACGGAGAAAGAGAAAAAGAGAGCGCGATGACTTCAAGCTCGTCGGGTATGACGCCTGACTACTGGAATGCCTCGTACTGGGACGAGAGGTACCGGAACAACTACTCCTCCTATGATTGGTACATGGAATACCCAAGCCTCGTCTCCCTCTTCGACCTCTACCTCCGCCGCCATCACCGCATCCTCATCATCGGCTGCGGAAACTCAGGTACCGCCCCCTTCTCCCCTTTCCTTTACTTTTTACCCCCAGGGTTCAATTCCTTCCGAGACACAATCGATCGACGCACGCCCTTTCTCATATTGCGGATCTTTGCCTCCTGA
- the LOC122046111 gene encoding polygalacturonase At1g48100-like, with product MEPLPRLLHLLVLVLLCFSLVQGRTHSRRHRTKHLKQSIALPPATSAFSAAAPQGASNETSANCSRATPPPASIPLPPSPSPSPAPAPAHSPVSVVYDVRAFGAAGDGVADDTEAFRAAWVSACQDAKPGPVVLVPRGYSFKLQSTIFPGPCRSSELVLHVDGTMMPPDGPGEWPANNNRRQWLVFYRANGLRLEGGGLIDGKGDKWWDLPCKPHKSNGSSSGPCDSPVALRFFMSSNLTVRGIKVQNSPQFHFRFDGCRNVTVDSIRIASPALSPNTDGIHLENSNGVVIRDSHISNGDDCVSIGAGTANVDIHNVTCGPGGHGISIGSLGKQGSSAACVTNVTVRNCVIRLSDNGVRIKTWQGGVGAVTAVTFAGIRMDDVRNPIIIDQYYCLAKSCPNATSAVRIAGVTYADIRGTYDVRGPPVHLACSDAVPCTNITLAGVELLPARDYFVMEPFCWNVYGVAPTLTIPPVTAACLTEGMPRAVMEFGTDQCYRLS from the exons ATGGAGCCACTCCCACGATTGCTCCACCTTCTTGTGCTGGTCCTCCTCTGTTTCAGCCTCGTCCAGGGAAGAACGCACAGCCGCCGCCACCGTACCAAGCACTTAAAACAGAGCATTGCTCTGCCTCCGGCGACCTCCGCCTTCTCCGCCGCCGCGCCGCAGGGGGCATCAAACGAGACGTCCGCCAATTGCAGTCGCGCCACTCCTCCTCCTGCCTCAATTCCTCTCCCTCCTTCTCCGTCTCCGTCTCCGGCCCCGGCGCCGGCGCATTCCCCTGTGTCGGTGGTTTACGACGTGAGAGCCTTCGGGGCAGCGGGAGACGGCGTCGCCGACGACACCGAGGCGTTCAGGGCGGCGTGGGTCTCGGCGTGCCAAGACGCGAAGCCCGGCCCCGTCGTCCTCGTCCCTCGAGGCTACAGCTTCAAGCTCCAGTCGACCATCTTCCCCGGACCTTGCCGGAGCTCCGAGCTGGTCCTACAC GTCGACGGGACGATGATGCCGCCGGACGGCCCCGGCGAGTGGCCGGCGAACAACAACCGGCGACAGTGGCTGGTTTTCTACAGAGCCAATGGGCTGAGACTAGAAGGAGGCGGCCTAATCGATGGAAAAGGAGACAAATGGTGGGACCTCCCTTGCAAACCTCACAAG AGTAATGGAAGCTCATCAGGACCGTGTGACAGCCCTGtg GCGTTGAGATTCTTCATGAGCTCAAATCTGACCGTTCGTGGCATTAAAGTCCAGAACAGCCCCCAATTCCACTTCCGGTTCGACGGCTGCCGGAACGTCACCGTCGACTCCATCCGCATCGCCTCCCCCGCCCTCAGCCCCAACACCGACGGAATCCACCTCGAGAACTCCAACGGCGTCGTCATCCGCGACTCCCACATCTCCAACGGCGACGACTGCGTCTCCATCGGCGCCGGCACCGCCAACGTCGACATCCACAACGTCACCTGCGGCCCCGGCGGGCACGGCATCAGCATCGGCTCCCTCGGGAAGCAGGGCAGCTCCGCCGCCTGCGTCACGAACGTCACCGTCCGCAACTGCGTCATCCGCCTCTCCGACAACGGCGTCCGCATCAAGACATGGCAGGGCGGCGTCGGCGCGGTGACGGCGGTCACCTTCGCCGGCATCCGCATGGACGACGTCCGCAACCCGATCATCATCGACCAGTACTACTGCCTCGCCAAGTCCTGCCCCAACGCCACCTCGGCCGTGCGCATCGCCGGCGTGACCTACGCCGACATCCGGGGCACCTACGACGTGCGGGGCCCCCCGGTGCACCTCGCCTGCAGCGACGCCGTCCCCTGCACCAACATCACGCTCGCCGGCGTGGAGCTGCTGCCGGCGAGGGACTACTTCGTGATGGAACCGTTCTGCTGGAACGTCTACGGGGTGGCGCCCACGCTCACCATCCCGCCGGTGACCGCGGCCTGCTTGACGGAGGGAATGCCGAGGGCCGTTATGGAGTTTGGAACGGACCAGTGCTATCGGTTAAGTTAG